A stretch of the Dioscorea cayenensis subsp. rotundata cultivar TDr96_F1 chromosome 4, TDr96_F1_v2_PseudoChromosome.rev07_lg8_w22 25.fasta, whole genome shotgun sequence genome encodes the following:
- the LOC120259521 gene encoding ycf20-like protein yields MLASPFCNEVIFHSSLKYSQSRFPLVAYLQKAAFGFDQSFFHHCCSLRVSKQFYISRRMKWVIRSMVDGSRPDPSGSNTNNGTRLVRAIQNFQIKLNSKLQELRKGLLMKVLFFLLGFYCATAFATVIGQTGDWDILSAGVAVVVVEAIGALMYRASFQILDKIKSLITFFNYWKAGLSLGLFLDAFKYEVDTFFESSSPFQIQFDILSKFW; encoded by the exons ATGTTGGCATCACCATTTTGCAATGAGGTTATCTTCCATTCATCACTAAAATACTCACAGTCAAGATTTCCTTTGGTTGCATACCTGCAAAAGGCAGCTTTTGGTTTTGACCAAAGCTTTTTCCATCACTGCTGCAGTTTGAGAGTATCCAAGCAATTCTATATATCAAG ACGCATGAAATGGGTTATTAGAAGCATGGTAGATGGAAGCAGGCCAGACCCTTCAGGAAGCAACACAAACAATGGAACTCGTCTTGTCAGAGCAATCCAGAATTTCCAAATTAAATTGAATTCTAAGCTCCAAGAGCTGAGGAAAGGCCTGCTAATGAAGGTTCTTTTCTTCTTACTAGGTTTTTACTGTGCAACTGCATTTGCAACAGTTATAGGGCAAACAGGTGACTGGGACATTCTCTCTGCTGGCGTTGCCGTCGTTGTGGTCGAGGCCATTGGTGCTCTCATGTACAGAGCTTCTTTCCAAATACTGGACAAAATCAAAAGCCTCATAACATTTTTCAACTATTGGAAGGCCGGGCTTTCCCTGGGGTTGTTCTTAGATGCGTTCAAGTATGAAGTGGATACTTTCTTTGAATCTTCCAGCCCATTTCAAATCCAATTTGATATATTATCCAAATTCTGGTAG
- the LOC120258025 gene encoding geraniol 8-hydroxylase: protein MEFLLTRTVTIIQLALLLLALSFILHRRLRRRPITTPASLPPGPRPLPLIGNFLNIGTLPHQSCAMLARKYGPIMTIHLGAVTTVVISSASAAQEMFKQHDAALAGRYVYEAINLKNGNEGSVITAQPGPRWRSLRRLQNTMFFTSSRLEAMRGVRAGCVDTLMRRITAASGGGTQPVNVSKLLFLTMFDHIGRIALSRDVLLDSDWDQIGGAFLYHASQIMELMGKPNSADYVPSLRRLDPQGIKKRMEFHIGSLLKLVSSFVMERIAEGVRDDKEKDFLDMLLEFAHQQVDEDTKLSPTAININIVETLIAGTDSSAGTMEWAMAELMHKPSTLKKVQEELRRNIHPGEKIEEKHVVELPYLNAVIKEALRMHPPVPFLIPHKSTKACTVMGYHIPQDTQILVNSWGIGRQEKLWNDPDDFQPERFIKDGGIDYKGNHFHFIPFGSGRRICPGIPLVQRMLPLVLGTMLYKFDWVLPNNGIKAEDMDMRERLGTTLRKAVQLSAIPVPYKAEEAIGVAGDQ, encoded by the exons atggaattccTACTAACAAGAACAGTAACAATAATTCAACTAGCTCTACTCCTCTTAGCTTTGTCTTTCATTCTCCACCGCCGGCTCCGGCGGCGGCCAATCACCACGCCGGCATCCCTTCCACCAGGCCCCCGCCCTCTTCCACTCATCGGCAACTTCCTCAACATCGGTACTCTTCCGCACCAATCCTGCGCCATGCTCGCCCGCAAATACGGGCCCATCATGACCATCCACCTCGGCGCCGTCACTACCGTCGTCATCTCTTCGGCCTCTGCCGCCCAAGAGATGTTTAAACAGCATGATGCCGCCCTCGCCGGACGCTATGTCTACGAAGCCATAAACCTCAAGAACGGTAACGAAGGCTCTGTGATCACGGCTCAACCCGGCCCTCGCTGGCGCTCGCTGCGCCGTCTCCAAAACACCATGTTCTTCACGTCGTCCAGACTTGAAGCCATGCGTGGCGTGCGTGCTGGTTGTGTCGACACACTCATGCGCCGCATCACTGCTGCCAGCGGTGGAGGTACTCAGCCGGTGAATGTCAGCAAGTTGTTGTTCTTGACTATGTTTGATCACATTGGACGTATTGCTCTGTCACGAGACGTGTTGTTGGACTCGGACTGGGACCAGATTGGTGGCGCGTTCTTGTACCATGCAAGCCAGATTATGGAGCTCATGGGGAAGCCAAACTCAGCTGATTATGTGCCATCTTTGAGGAGGTTGGATCCTCAAGgtataaaaaaaaggatggaGTTCCATATTGGAAGTTTGCTTAAATTAGTATCCAGTTTTGTGATGGAGAGGATTGCTGAAGGTGTTAGAGATGATAAGGAGAAGGATTTCTTGGATATGTTGCTGGAATTTGCTCATCAACAAGTGGATGAAGACACTAAGTTGTCTCCTACTGCAATTAACATAAACATTGTG GAAACTCTGATAGCTGGAACGGACTCGAGTGCAGGAACGATGGAGTGGGCAATGGCAGAGCTCATGCACAAACCGAGCACTTTAAAGAAAGTACAAGAAGAACTCAGGCGAAATATACATCCAGGAGAAAAGATTGAAGAGAAACACGTTGTAGAGCTTCCCTACTTGAATGCAGTGATAAAAGAAGCATTGAGAATGCACCCTCCAGTGCCATTCTTGATACCCCACAAGTCCACTAAGGCATGCACAGTGATGGGGTATCACATTCCACAGGATACTCAAATCCTTGTGAACTCATGGGGGATAGGGAGACAGGAGAAGCTGTGGAATGATCCAGATGACTTCCAACCAGAGAGGTTTATCAAAGATGGTGGGATTGATTATAAGGGCAATCACTTTCACTTCATTCCTTTTGGTAGTGGCCGACGAATTTGCCCTGGGATTCCTTTGGTGCAGAGGATGTTGCCATTGGTGTTGGGAACTATGTTATATAAATTTGACTGGGTTTTGCCTAATAATGGCATTAAAGCAGAGGACATGGATATGAGAGAGAGGCTTGGTACTACCCTACGTAAAGCTGTGCAGCTGAGCGCCATTCCGGTGCCTTACAAGGCTGAAGAAGCGATTGGTGTTGCCGGGGATCAATGA